In the Acidovorax sp. A79 genome, one interval contains:
- a CDS encoding sel1 repeat family protein has protein sequence MMRGARMFYRCAPWVVGAALHAPAFAQLPPAAPPPPAPAPAQQAAAPGATAGARFLEACNEALERGVAELGCQGPIYRNELERLKREALNTQNPQLLSFVGDAYQNPRSGLGDMGQAYRWYLLAAVRGDPRAMQRLTEMNRKGQGVPKDNVRALGYARLLERMSQPDTGTHRNVVSVINELGAEMAVEEVALAERFASELEARIQRQAAGEGSDKGGDPRPAAAGAVRPGSVLPGMSAVPRPASGAPAPAAVPGGSLPGTPGKAPP, from the coding sequence ATGATGCGTGGCGCCCGCATGTTCTACCGCTGCGCGCCCTGGGTGGTGGGGGCTGCCCTGCATGCGCCCGCCTTCGCGCAGCTGCCGCCGGCCGCTCCGCCGCCGCCTGCACCCGCGCCGGCACAGCAGGCGGCGGCCCCCGGGGCCACGGCGGGTGCGCGTTTCCTCGAAGCGTGCAACGAGGCGCTGGAGCGCGGCGTGGCCGAGCTGGGCTGCCAGGGGCCGATCTACCGCAACGAGCTCGAGCGCCTGAAGCGCGAAGCCCTGAACACGCAGAACCCGCAGCTGCTTTCGTTCGTGGGCGATGCGTACCAGAACCCCCGGTCCGGCCTGGGCGACATGGGCCAGGCCTACCGCTGGTACCTGCTGGCCGCCGTGCGCGGCGATCCGCGCGCGATGCAGCGCCTGACGGAGATGAACCGCAAGGGCCAGGGCGTTCCCAAGGACAACGTGCGGGCCCTGGGCTATGCACGCCTGCTGGAGCGCATGAGCCAGCCCGACACCGGCACCCACCGCAATGTGGTGTCGGTGATCAACGAACTGGGCGCGGAAATGGCCGTGGAAGAAGTGGCCCTGGCCGAGCGCTTCGCATCGGAACTGGAGGCGCGCATCCAGCGCCAGGCCGCGGGGGAGGGCTCCGACAAAGGCGGTGACCCGCGGCCCGCGGCGGCGGGGGCCGTTCGGCCGGGTTCCGTCCTGCCGGGCATGTCGGCCGTGCCCCGCCCGGCCTCGGGTGCGCCGGCGCCGGCTGCGGTGCCTGGGGGCAGCTTGCCTGGAACGCCCGGAAAGGCACCGCCCTGA
- a CDS encoding OmpA family protein has product MRHPGLAAAGVHAVAPACALLVALAACGPAHALEVVRSGRALGAVPTRLVPASGAPSTTLRAQEPAGGLVGRRQDTTLQRSAGPQTILREAEVPRERLEQTRALLAELKARPTPEQAISIDLPADVLFDFDKSDLRADAASSLDKAAELIKSYAAAPLTVVGHTDGKGTDAYNDSLSLRRAEAVARALHRQTGRQAAVQGQGKRQPVAPNTTPDGRDDPQGRQLNRRVQILIGVPSREGR; this is encoded by the coding sequence ATGCGGCATCCGGGCTTGGCGGCCGCCGGGGTGCACGCCGTCGCGCCGGCCTGCGCCCTGCTGGTAGCGCTGGCGGCTTGCGGGCCGGCACATGCGCTGGAGGTCGTGCGCAGCGGCCGGGCGCTGGGCGCCGTGCCCACGCGGCTGGTGCCCGCATCGGGCGCGCCATCGACCACGCTGCGCGCGCAGGAGCCCGCGGGCGGGCTGGTGGGACGGCGGCAGGACACCACGCTGCAGCGCAGCGCAGGGCCGCAAACGATCCTGCGCGAGGCCGAGGTGCCCAGGGAGCGGCTGGAGCAGACGCGCGCCCTGCTGGCGGAGCTCAAGGCCCGGCCCACGCCCGAGCAGGCCATCTCCATCGACCTGCCGGCGGACGTGCTGTTCGATTTCGACAAATCCGACCTGCGCGCGGACGCGGCGTCCTCGCTGGACAAGGCGGCGGAACTCATCAAGAGCTATGCGGCGGCGCCGCTCACGGTGGTGGGCCACACCGATGGCAAAGGCACTGACGCCTACAACGACAGCCTGTCGCTGCGCCGCGCCGAGGCCGTGGCGCGTGCACTGCACCGCCAGACGGGCCGGCAGGCCGCTGTGCAGGGCCAGGGCAAGCGCCAGCCCGTGGCGCCCAACACCACGCCGGACGGCCGGGACGACCCGCAGGGCC